A window of the Helianthus annuus cultivar XRQ/B chromosome 4, HanXRQr2.0-SUNRISE, whole genome shotgun sequence genome harbors these coding sequences:
- the LOC110936031 gene encoding cytochrome P450 81Q32, giving the protein MSCGTHNVTFFYHKYSCSKIKNAWHVDLATKPQGHKLQYTLKSKRVLLLAGTDSSAGTMEWCFSLLVNHPHFLRKAQNEIDRKVGKERLVEESDIVDIPYIRWIINETLRLSPTAPLLVPHESSQDCIIEGYNVQRGTMLLVNIWAIHHDPKLWTDPERFNPERFEGLEGAENEFKLMPFGAGRRGCPGEGLAVRMIGPTLGLLIQCFDWERLSDTMVDMTEGPGVTMPKAEPLLAKCQPRLEMQYLLAQL; this is encoded by the exons ATGTCGTGTGGGACGCATAATGTTACATTTTTCTACCATAAGTACTCATGCAGCAAAATTAAGAATGCATGGCATGTTGATCTCGCCACCAAACCACAAGGACACAAATTGCAGTATACTCTAAAAAGTAAACGA GTCTTGTTGTTGGCTGGCACTGATTCTTCGGCTGGAACCATGGAATGGTGTTTCTCACTTTTGGTAAACCATCCACATTTTCTACGAAAGGCGCAAAACGAGATAGATAGAAAAGTTGGCAAAGAACGTCTTGTTGAGGAGTCAGATATAGTTGACATACCTTACATTCGTTGGATTATAAATGAGACATTACGATTATCGCCTACGGCTCCTTTACTAGTTCCTCACGAGTCATCACAAGACTGTATTATTGAGGGTTACAACGTCCAGCGTGGGACCATGCTGCTTGTTAATATATGGGCCATACATCATGACCCCAAGTTGTGGACTGACCCTGAAAGGTTCAATCCTGAAAGGTTTGAAGGGCTTGAAGGAGCGGAGAATGAGTTTAAGTTAATGCCATTTGGGGCTGGAAGGAGGGGTTGTCCAGGGGAAGGTTTGGCAGTTCGTATGATTGGGCCAACTCTAGGATTGCTAATTCAATGCTTTGATTGGGAACGATTAAGTGATACGATGGTTGATATGACAGAAGGTCCCGGAGTCACCATGCCCAAGGCCGAACCATTGCTTGCTAAATGCCAACCGCGACTAGAGATGCAATATCTACTTGCCCAACTTTAA